Proteins from a genomic interval of Providencia stuartii:
- a CDS encoding Dyp-type peroxidase yields the protein MKYQDVTKTPGENSYFLVFNLLDKEKNRDELVSFCNNLSGLIRSMRTRFPALETSCVMGFGAEAWEQLFPQLPKPKQLSPFKEIKGEHYTAVSTPGDLFFHIRALNVSACYELASMISQQLNGIVTHIDEVHGFRYMDGRSIIGFVDGTENPEMEDERAEYAVIGDEDAQFAGGSYAFVQKYIHDMTAWQNLSVEEQEKVIGRHKFNDIELTDEQKIPSSHNVVTNIKDEKGEDLKIVRANMPFSSPSKNEYGTYFIGYARYFTTTRRMLESMFLGTENGATDELLKYSTAVTGTLFFVPSPSLLDDIE from the coding sequence AAAAAACCGAGATGAACTGGTGTCTTTTTGTAATAACTTATCAGGTCTAATACGTAGTATGAGAACACGTTTTCCAGCACTGGAAACGAGTTGTGTCATGGGATTTGGCGCAGAAGCTTGGGAACAATTATTTCCCCAATTGCCTAAACCTAAGCAATTGAGTCCTTTTAAAGAAATTAAAGGGGAGCATTACACCGCGGTATCAACACCGGGCGATCTTTTTTTTCATATCCGTGCATTGAATGTTTCAGCCTGTTATGAGCTAGCCTCAATGATCAGCCAGCAATTAAATGGAATCGTGACTCACATCGATGAAGTTCATGGTTTTCGCTATATGGACGGGCGATCAATTATTGGTTTCGTTGATGGAACAGAAAACCCAGAAATGGAAGATGAACGTGCTGAATATGCGGTGATTGGCGATGAAGATGCACAATTCGCTGGTGGCAGTTATGCATTTGTTCAAAAATATATCCATGATATGACAGCATGGCAAAACTTGAGTGTTGAAGAGCAAGAAAAGGTGATTGGTCGTCATAAGTTTAATGATATCGAATTAACGGATGAGCAAAAAATACCTAGCTCTCATAATGTCGTCACGAATATTAAAGATGAAAAGGGTGAAGATCTGAAAATTGTTCGAGCCAATATGCCATTTTCTAGTCCTTCTAAAAATGAATATGGCACTTATTTTATTGGTTATGCAAGATACTTTACAACAACGCGACGCATGTTAGAAAGTATGTTTCTAGGAACAGAAAATGGTGCAACAGATGAGTTACTCAAATACAGTACAGCAGTAACAGGTACTTTGTTTTTTGTTCCTTCACCGTCGCTATTAGATGATATTGAATAA